The following is a genomic window from Chaetodon trifascialis isolate fChaTrf1 chromosome 13, fChaTrf1.hap1, whole genome shotgun sequence.
GCGGTAGCTGTCAGGCTAACATACCGCAGTAGCCGAGGCTGGCTGTGGTTTAAAGCTAACCGAAGCTAACGCTAGTGCCGACCAGTGAAAGCTAAAGTTCCGCTGGCCTCTGTGAAGTTGTCAAGCGTTACCCAGTTCTTCATTGGTCGTTGTGACTAATTTAGTTGCTTTCtaacaaaaaatgtaatctgtATAGTTAATTCTTAAGCGAGCTGTGCAGCTGTCAGGAGGCTAACTTTGTTCATTTTGATAAGAGTGTGTGTTACGGAGGCGGTGAAGCTGCTAGCAGGGCCGTGCCGCCACCATTAGGGTTCACAGTTATTGCCCTAGTAAGGTTAATCCGTGGCCTCAAAGCCAGCAGGTAAAGCTGGGAGCCATAACATGACTTCTCTGTAGTGTCTTATACGAGCTGGTAGTTTTTATGTGTGAACGGCCACCAAAGCTCGGTGCGATGGTGCGATGGTGCGATGGGCCTTAACCCTCGTTTTCAGCCCCACAAGACAGACGAGCGACCAAACTTGAACGTGTTTCGATGTCGAGCTGAAACTGGGAAAAGGTGGTGTTTCCTCCTCTTGATTTGAGTATTTTAAAGAGTATTATTAATGCTGACAACAGTAAAACGCTCAtatctctctgtcagtgtgccGTTAGCCTCCTTTTGGTCAACACTTAAAGAACTTAAAACGTGTTTGAGTGTCCAGAGTTTGACTAAAGGAGATTTAACTCATCTGCCCTGAATGTCAGAGTCTAAAGGAATCTATCATGTTAATTAATGGCTGAATATAGtaccataaaaacacagacacgtTGCAATATAACAATTCAATTCAGCTTTAGCGGCCTTATTTAAATGTCAGCACACTGGACAGTTACCAGAAGAGTCTGTCAATAGCTTTGTTCAATTAGAAACAGATTTAGAAAGACTTTGTCCTGTACAGTCATCAGCATTGATAAGGACAAATCCACCATGAAAACAGTGTGATTTATTggagctgtttcctcctcagatTAGTGTTGACCAATGATAATTAATCCTACAGACAGGAAAGAGTGAGCTTTCTGAAGCTCAAATCATATTCTGGCCTCACTGATCTCATCTATTAACCACTATCTTATCCACATATTGGTGTTATTATAACCGAATAAAACAGCTGCGTTGTCCCTAGTTTTCTACACACTGTGATTACCACAGTATTGTGGATTAATTGCATGTCACACTGGGCAAAGTGAGTTCACAAAGATCTGTGTAAAGACTGTGTGACCTCAACTTAGGGACAGGTCAGATCAAGAGATGAATGTGTTGATTGTAGTACTGTGATATAACCAGAACTAGAAAATGTATGAAAGATGAGCAGCGTTGGGTTTCAGTCATGGTTCTCACAGCGTTCACGTTGCCCATGGTGTTAATGGTGTTCACTGTGTTAATGGTGATCACGTTGTTAATGGTGTtcatgtagggctgggcgatgtGACTAAAAACTGTATCAccatataagtgttttatatcggtcgatatcgataattattgatattttttattacttatttaaaataaggatcaggagaaaaatacattcaatttaaacatttttattttaaattgaaccttcctctgattataatccctcAGCTAtcgaggcagaaaggaaatgtcaacacaaccatggaaaacactcaaataataaatgtaaaaaaaacagagagaaacctgagaactttttttctgcaggtttcgtgcagaaagttcacaaactgattcaccttctgctgaataaaatgttttcagatatgtgcagtgttttggaaacacagcagaaacaaacaaacaaacatgacagacagcacagtaacactgactgaactataaaaccagcctagacataagaacaacttcagtcgctcttcttcctctgaacatacatgaactgttcagttatatttttattataagagctgtttgtaagctggcttctcctcagtgctcagtgaagcgtgtctttagctgtatgagatgccgctgcctctgttacgtcttcgtgccttttagatgatttgtcatcaggcactgaagcagatacctctgcatggcggtcagctgcttgtcggtgggctgcggttggcggacattggcgaatacggctgcgctccaaagagtgagcgcggctaagctggttcaataagtttgtggtgttactggtcttggtggggacgacagtcttgcataagttacagaccacattggtctgacgacggtccgacttataaaatccaaaaaactccatactgagctgactttccctgttttattgacgatttcttcgctcgctgcagcgctcactttctgtttctcatctcactcctcgtgaagaatcaaacatgagacaacgagatggcgcaaccgagCTTGATACTGTTAcgtgattggcgtgttagcgtgtcactcccactgatcagtgattactccctacattgcccggttacctgagagcgagtgcctttgttcacgcaaccaacctcgcttcacaactgtttcttccaacgaagaaaaaactatcaaatgttttatggaacgcattttttattgatcttgattacatgtctattgcgagacatatggttatcgttttatcgcccagccctatgtTCATGGTGttcatggtgttcattatgTATGATTGGGTGGTTGGTTTGTGGGCGTGGCTCATCTATAAGCCATCAAGCAGTCACATTGGAGGATCTGACACTGTTAGGTTGTATTTGATCACCAGAGCTCTCATTCAGATTTTGGTGGACGTGTCTAATGATGCATTGTAGAGTTAGCATTTTGGATTAGTTAAAGATTTCCCTCTGCTTCTAAACTCCCAGTGTATAGGGACCTTTTAACCTCCATGTTATCATAAGTTAACTCTTTGACAGTTTTTGACTCTTtgtatgttcttttttttaaggacaAGACATTTGGCTTGAAGAACAAGAAAGGGGCCAAGCAGCAGAAGTACATCAAGAACGTTACCCAGCAAGTCAAATATGGACAACAAAGCGCCCGACAGGTCAGTTCTTATTCTCAGTATTTGCTTTTTTCCGTCCCTTCATGTCTCTGATGTCTTTTTTGAACTGTCCAGagttgtctctctgtgtctttgctcctgcctcctccttttctccttctgCCAAATGACTTGAAATAAAGACCACATTTTGAAGAGACTGAAGAAGAAGTGGTGAGCACTCGGCTGTGTCATTGATGATTTGCTCTACGTGCTTCCATGTGTGCAATGAATGAAACGGCCTATTTGATTGAATCCGATCATATTTAAACATatcgactgtgtgtgtgtgtgtgtgtgtgtgtgtgtgtgtgtgtgtgtgtgtgtgtgtgtgtgtgtgtgtgtgtgtgtgtgtatgtgtgtatgtgtgtgtgtgtgtgtgtgtgtgtgtctgtgtgtgtgtgtgtgtgtggctcaggCCGATGCAGATAAGGCCAATAAGAAGACGGATAAGAAGAAAGAGTTGGAAGAACTCAATGAGCTGTTTAAACCTGTAGTCGCTGCCCAGAAAGTCAGTAAAGGTAACACAGAGGAGAGATCATTTAAACTttgttcctctttcatttcagcGGTTCATCATGTAAAAAAAGACCAAATATTTGTTGGTTGATTGTTAATCTTGACCAGTATAGAAGAGAAGATAATCTATTGTTCacttttccctcttctcctcagGTGTTGATCCAAAGTCAGTGCTGTGTGCCTTCTTCAAGCAGGGTCAGTGCACCAAAGGTGACAAGTGCAAGTTCAGCCATGATCTGTCAATGGAGAGGAAATGTGAGAAGAGGAGCGTCTACGTGGATGAAAGAGATGAAGATCTGGAGAAAGGTCAGTGTATCGTGCGGGTGGACAGGATACATGTTCTAACACAGCATAGTGGTGAGCGATATCATCATTTCAGCATTAAGAGTTTtacatcagaaaacacagattGTTTTATGGAATTCAGAGGCTAAAATAATACGTCGGTCAGTGATGAAGAGCGACAGGAAGGACCGTTTCAGTGATGATCAGTCGATACATCGATCAGGCACTGATGAAGTGCGCTCTTAGATCGCTGCATGTGCACAAGGCAGCACAGCTGTGAAACCTCATATGAgctgaaatttaaaaaagtacACAAAACGACCACAGAAAGTTCCTCACTGAGCATCCCGTTCGATTCTTGTAGAACAGTGAATGAACGAACGAACGGTCTTTGTGTTCTGTTTAGACACCATGGAGAACTGGGACGAGAAGAAactggaggaggtggtgaaCAAAAAGCACGGAGAGGCCGAGAAGAAGAAAGCCAAAACACAAATTGTGAGTCTGTTCTTATGATGAAGAATGCAGCGATCCATCAAATCGTTCAATAAGGGACACAGAAATGCTCCAGTGGAGCCCTGATTGGTGGCAGTTTCCAGTCATGGCTGCTGATTGGGCAAAAAACGTGTCATGCTACAAGCATGTTAACGATGTTCATGGGGTGACAGAGGAAAGTGGAGCTGAGGGAGTACGGAGGTGATGACCGTGATGGAGAAGAGATGGTTGCACCAAAAACAGATCAGGGTCTTTTAAGAGGACCCCaaaaaccaaattaaaaaaGGCTGCGAGTTCGGCCATTGTAAGTCAGTAATAATGCAAGACGCCGTCTGATTCATGTCCCTCTCTCTAACATCGTCGACTCTCTTGTGTTGTCTGCAGGTGTGTAAGTACTTCCTGGACGCCATAGAGAATAATAAATATGGCTGGTTCTGGGTGTGTCCAGGAGGGGGTGACAACTGCATGTACCGGCATGCCCTGCCGCCCGGCTTTGTactgaaaaaagacaagaagaaggaggagaaggaggaggagatctcGCTGGAGGAGCTGATAGAAAATGAGGTAAGGATGGACGGAGGGATGCAGGACAAAAGTGACTTCAGTATATTTGTGGAGGTTCTGGATGAATAAGAGCAGAAAAGTGAAATTAGAGACGTGCGATCGGGATGTTCCTGACGACGATGTTTAAGTGAACAaatggcagcagtgctgctcagaTGTGTGGCAGAAATTCAAATAGTGTTAAGAATAAATTCAAAGATTTCACGTGTTCTGGAACACATTGACTGGAAGAAAATTCCAGTGAAATATTGGGGGACCctgttttcccatcagttttGGACGTGGTCCGGGTTTGAGCGAGAGCTCTGCAGCCACCAAACAGGCTGAAAGCGTCAGTGCACGTCCATCGAAAGGAGGATCGAATCGAAACGACGGCTCCGATTGTTATTGTAAGTGTCCAACAACATGAAGGAGAGCatccagacagagacagaaacactaaGAACCCCTTTGTTCAACCAGAAATGAGCGCAAATCCACCGGACTCCCTTCATTTCATCACTGCTTCATTCAAACTCCACAGACGTTTgctttgtctttccactgttccatcAATCAGCGctaactctggtttggttgagaGATTTAAACATGTCGACAGATCTTCAGAAGAGTCGTTCCTGGATAATGTAAAACCTGCATGAAGAAGACATTGCTCCGTCATTTCAATATGCACTTTGAGAAAATCTGAATAGTTgggggcagcagcagtgaaTCGCCCGGTTGGCTAATCGCAGTCGTCCCTAATGTGCAGATCTCCATAATGTGGGTTTCACACCTTGTCCTGCATCTCATCAAGCgtggttgctgctgttgtggAGGTCCAGTGTAgagtcaattcaattcaattcaattcaattttatttgtatagcgccaaatcacaacagaagttgtctcaggacactttccatatagagctgctacagaccaaactctttatctacaaagaaaccaacaattcccccatgagcaagcactgggcgacagcggcgaggaaaaacttcctttaacaggcagaaacctcgagcagaaccagactctgggtgggcggccatctgcctcgaccggttgggtgagagaggaagagcaagagagggagagtgagacagacagacagacagacagacagacagacagacagacagacagacagacagacagacagacagacagacagagacagagagacagacatgcagtcacagtcacagtgacagtggatgtaataacagcagtagcagttgcagtggatgtcaggcagggccaaggcaggagacgcagctgaaatccacaatccagattcagccactgtccatgggaacctgcaagacgacaaagcacagagactccggggaaggagctaagttagtaacacgccgtggtaggacatgagagcgtgcggatggagagggacagaaggacggaggagctcggtgtgtctttggatgtcccccgacagtctaatcctatagcagtaactaggggctggtccaggacaagcctgagccagccctaactataagagTGATAAGAAAAGAGGGATTTTCAGAGCGTGGGAAGTTCAGCTGGTGTGAACAAACTGCTCTTCAATGCGACATCCAGCTGGAAGAAACATAACAACTGCTAACCGCAGCTAGCTTCCAGCAGAAATGTTAGCATTTGGTTAGCTCGCCATTCTGTTGGCCAACAAGCTGGCATTAGTTATGAAACATGtaagttttatttctgttctcttatgaaaataatcaacatcAAATACAGTTAATCAATGTTAAAGGCTGGCTGAGTAAAGCAGAGTTAGATAGATGGTAAATATAAGGTCCAATCTGAGGACGCCAGGCTGGACGTTAACAAATATCCCAAAAGTCGAGGTCCTCCATCGTGGCTATGACGTCTAAATACTCCACCTGACCTGTCCACGTCCCCCCGCAGCGTGCCGCTCTGGGCGCCGATGTGACCCGGATCACCCTGGAAACGTTCCTGGCCTGGAAGAAGAGGAAACGGCAGGAGAAGGTTAGAACATGTTTCATCAGTTTATGAGCTGCAGTTTGTCCAAGCAGCACCGCtcatgtttgcttttcatttcctgtggaAAGAAGATAAGATAATGAGGTGCACTGATGCTTCAGGACAGTcacatgcattttttattcCAGGAAGAAACCATAAAACCTTTATTGGCACTGTTCGTGTGATTAACAGGTGGACAAAGcgagggaggagatggagaagaagaaggctgaCTTCAAGGCTGGAAAATCACTCGTggtaagtctaagtctaagtctgacGTAGACGACATTCAAGGACACATTTCAGACCACGGAGCAGTCAGTTGGGGGTGTCTTGTCCAATAGGGCAGTATTTCCCGGCACATAAGTGTGCcgtgagaaatcatcaggtgtgccgtGGACGATTATCCAAGTccacctgattggtgctctaagggttagagcaccaatcaggtggactcttcctgtgtgtctttcttcaatcCTGCAAGAATATCGGCTTTGTGTTCAGCTACGCAGGCTCACGTTTCACTCCAGTCAATTGAGACTCGactttcattatatttcataCTTTTTGTGTCCTTTTTGTTTGCTGGTGAGCCCTGTGACTTCTCCAATGTAAGAtataaacactgacacacaggacGAGAGCTGAGTCCAGGGTCTGTGGTCACAGGTGAGCCTATTTCAGCAGAGCCGTcataagtctccaggaaatgaatacgagtgtgtgtgtgtgtgtgtgtgtgtgtgtgtgtgtgtgtgtgtgtatatgtgtgtgtgtgtgtgtgtgtgtgtgtgtgtgtgtgtgagtgtgagagagcgcgtgtgtgtgtgagagcgtgtgtgtgtgagagcgtgtgtgtgtgtgtgtgtgtgtgtgagagagcgtgtgtgtgtgagagcgtgtgtgtgtgtgtgtgtgtgtgagcaagtgagtgagcgtgtgtgtgagtgagtgagcgtgcgtgcatgcgtgtgtgtgtgtgagcgtgtgtgtgtgtgtgtgtgtgcgtgtgtgtgtgtgtgtgtgtgtgtgtgtgtgtgtgtgcgtgcgtgcgtgcgtgcgtgcgtgagcgAGTCTCATTTTGTCCTGCTGCAGTGACGCCGATGCGTCTCAGGTATGTCCACAGTGATTCCGGCCGTTAACTGAGTCTCGTGAATCTGCAGGTGAGCGGCCGTGAGGTGTTCGAGTTCCGTCCGGAGTTGGTCGATGATGACGACGCCGAAGCCGACGACACCCAATATGACGGTGACGACGAGGTGAAAGGTGACGAGGAAGAGGTAATTATGAAATTCtcaactcttcttcttctgcagatgtCTTTGTGGAGCGCAGTGACGGAGACTCGGCTCGCTGCCTGTGAGCGGATCGTAACCTCCCGCAGTCGATGCTGACTTCATTCGACTCTGCGTGACTTCATACTGATTCGTGTTTTGTGGTTCTGGCGCTCGAAGTGAGACGTCCCGGCACAATAACTGCATCCAGCGTTGTTTGGGATCTAATATCGTTTGCGTTGTCGTGTCTGAGGGGACAGCGGCTCACAGTCTGTCAGGCTGCAGATCCTGAATGTAAGATTCATTCTCAGGCCACTGAGCGTTTGGACAGTTTGAACAGTGAACCAGGCGATAGAGGTAAGATCGGCCCTAAAAAATCCAGCCCGACCTGACCCAGGCCCGCGGGTATTAAAGCCCGACCCGGCCCGAGCCCGaagttttcttaatgttaaaataatctacatatttttatgatcattataaatgcatttacacaatgaaataacgctggaaaagtttgttaaagatatttctgtgtgtgatattgtgctcacatggacgcgcctctctgacaaggagaggaacagcagcagcagcaggtctctgggcttcattgtagatcACAAGGAAGGGCATCTGAGATACACGGGGTGAAGCCTCCAGAGCGCAGCAGGTTCACTATAGTCTTCGTTACCAAAGgcggaaacaaacagactttaaaaatcctcCGCTGGAGACTGCGTGCAcggatgaatccattcatacatgtttctggaccagctgctgtttgcagaagtcagacctgctgaggtGGGTGGTCCAGGGCGGTCATCTCGGTGTAAAGTGCGTATTGTGCGGGAGTTCAGTCTCGGGTCTCGTCCTCTTGAACATCTGGCATTGAGCGCTGCGTAAAGCGCGCGTGTCCCGAGCCGTGTATTTGGTTATTACagacttcaaataaatatatatttattaaaaaaaattagcgaGAGAAGCCCGACCCGACCCGACCCAAAGTtaataattgacattttgggctCGGGCTTAAGATCTTACCTCTACCAGGCGATAGGCGTGTTCCTGCTGCGCTGCTGACCTGATTCTAATGAAGCCCTCTGCCGTCTCAACAAAATTTAGATTGCCCATTTTTCCAGTTCAGCACACAaattgaaaagcagcagctgcacaaagtgaaactgaaactaAGTCTC
Proteins encoded in this region:
- the zc3h15 gene encoding zinc finger CCCH domain-containing protein 15, which gives rise to MPPKKPAQPGGSKKTQEKKKEKIIEDKTFGLKNKKGAKQQKYIKNVTQQVKYGQQSARQADADKANKKTDKKKELEELNELFKPVVAAQKVSKGVDPKSVLCAFFKQGQCTKGDKCKFSHDLSMERKCEKRSVYVDERDEDLEKDTMENWDEKKLEEVVNKKHGEAEKKKAKTQIVCKYFLDAIENNKYGWFWVCPGGGDNCMYRHALPPGFVLKKDKKKEEKEEEISLEELIENERAALGADVTRITLETFLAWKKRKRQEKVDKAREEMEKKKADFKAGKSLVVSGREVFEFRPELVDDDDAEADDTQYDGDDEVKGDEEEINTTEVQDIDLSRFVPQEVDNTGITVASTDRFTSRNKTELTETASEEQLNGACGGAEANGLSGAEGGGEDGGGEDEEDEEEVPVDENLFTGEDLEELDEELNTLALED